In Heliomicrobium undosum, the following are encoded in one genomic region:
- a CDS encoding TIGR00266 family protein — protein sequence MRYQVLGTTMQALNIDLEPGERIYTESGAMTWMSSNVRMDTNFKGGLFKSLGRALSGESLTYTFFEAMGGPANIGFTPSAPGKVLPVELERGYELICQRDSFLCAQESVEMSIFFQRKLGAGFFGGEGFIMQKLSGSGMAFVEIDGEVVEKKLAPGERLMVDTGHVAMIESTVSMDIQMVKGVKNAIFGGEGLFLTSLTGPGRVWIQTLTLANLAGRILAHAGKRESSGGIGSLTDFFDD from the coding sequence ATGCGTTATCAGGTCTTGGGTACGACCATGCAGGCATTGAATATCGACTTGGAACCGGGTGAGCGCATTTATACGGAATCGGGCGCTATGACATGGATGTCGTCCAATGTTCGCATGGACACAAACTTCAAAGGCGGCTTGTTCAAGTCTCTCGGTCGCGCCCTTTCCGGGGAATCGCTGACCTACACCTTCTTTGAAGCGATGGGGGGACCGGCTAACATCGGCTTCACCCCCTCCGCGCCGGGGAAGGTGTTGCCCGTTGAACTCGAGCGCGGCTACGAACTGATCTGCCAGCGCGATTCCTTTTTGTGCGCTCAGGAATCGGTGGAGATGAGCATCTTCTTCCAGCGTAAACTCGGCGCCGGTTTTTTCGGCGGAGAGGGATTCATCATGCAAAAGCTCTCCGGTAGTGGCATGGCTTTTGTTGAGATTGACGGCGAAGTCGTCGAAAAAAAGCTGGCTCCCGGCGAGCGGCTGATGGTTGACACGGGGCATGTTGCGATGATTGAATCCACTGTCTCGATGGATATTCAGATGGTCAAAGGCGTTAAAAACGCCATTTTTGGCGGGGAAGGACTGTTTTTGACCAGCCTGACCGGCCCCGGTCGCGTGTGGATCCAGACGCTCACCCTCGCCAACTTGGCAGGCCGGATATTGGCCCACGCCGGGAAACGGGAATCATCAGGCGGTATTGGCAGCTTGACCGATTTCTTTGATGATTAA